The following coding sequences lie in one Primulina huaijiensis isolate GDHJ02 chromosome 2, ASM1229523v2, whole genome shotgun sequence genomic window:
- the LOC140971892 gene encoding fructokinase-like, whose protein sequence is MAPVSSSNLIVSFGEMLIDFVPTVSGVSLAEAPGFLKAPGGAPANVAIAVSRLGGKAAFVGKLGDDEFGHMLAGILKENGVSADGVNFDKGARTALAFVTLRADGEREFMFYRNPSADMLLNPDELNLDLIRSVSVCVFFLFFVWIVMESRGEHA, encoded by the coding sequence ATGGCTCCAGTAAGCAGCAGCAATCTGATCGTAAGTTTCGGGGAGATGTTGATCGATTTCGTCCCGACGGTCTCCGGCGTGTCCCTGGCGGAGGCGCCCGGTTTCTTGAAAGCCCCCGGCGGCGCACCGGCGAACGTCGCCATAGCCGTGTCGAGGCTAGGCGGAAAGGCGGCTTTCGTAGGGAAGCTCGGGGACGATGAGTTCGGGCACATGCTCGCAGGGATACTGAAGGAGAACGGCGTCTCCGCCGACGGCGTCAATTTCGACAAGGGGGCGAGGACGGCCCTGGCCTTCGTAACTCTACGCGCCGACGGGGAGCGTGAGTTCATGTTCTACAGGAACCCCAGCGCCGACATGCTGCTCAACCCTGACGAACTCAACTTGGATCTCATCAGATCTGTAAGTGTGtgtgttttcttcttgttcttcgttTGGATTGTGATGGAGTCGCGTGGGGAACACGCGTAA